The DNA sequence atgcgatcgaaaaatggtcaaaatatggaaatccgtaccgtaaGCTAAGTTAAGGACATCCTTAGCAGAGaaggcttatatatatatatatatatatatatatatatatatatatatatatatattagggcccttccactaagggatccattttttggtattttctacggatagggcattagaccaatttttttattacattTTACAATCTCAAATGTTCTGTTTTTAGGCCAAAATGTGTAGATtagctctgcaaattttcagtcaaatcggtgatcgttaaggtatcgaactaaattaaatcaatggacgaaccgaatctgtctaacttgaaccgttcatacatataattgtaaatcgcagttttgaatgccttaacgataattaatttggctgaaaatttgtagaggtgatctacatattaggacctaaaaaatgaacggttgagatgccaaaatatgatcgaaaagttggtctaatgccctatccctaaaaaaaaaaaaaaaaaaaaaaggataccTCATTAAAAGGGCCctgatatagatatatatatatatatatatatatatagacacacacacaaaagatgtatatatatatattatatatatatatagacacacacacaaaagatgtacgaagtcatgagttcgagtcaccatggagacagaagtgaaaccctttgatcctctttaaaaaaaaaaaaaaaacacacacacacaaaagatGAGGGGTTAACCGGAGATATACTTGGATTCGAAGGTAGTTATGCTCGCAACTAATGGACCTGAAAATCAATGACATGTGAAGGTCAACCATGTCTCCACTAGCAAAAGTAAAAGCATCAACTAAAGGGCAGTGGCCATCTTTGTAGAGCCAGCCCATGATCCCCCACTTTGATGCCATTTTTGCATCGTACTTCTTCGCTGTCTTTGAAGTTCCAGTGCCTAGAGAGAGCACTAGGTATTTGCTGTAGTCTAGGCTTTGTGGTGCCGACAGAGCATCTCGACTTCCTGGGAACACTGTCCCTGTTGGCTTCATTGCCAGCAATGCCTGATTTCCAGTTATTGAACACAAAATCATTTCCACATTTATCGAAATAGCTATAGATGCATTGTTAATTTATGTGTAAACTCATCAAATTTATTGGAAGATAAATGGATACTAATTAACACCAAAATATAATACGACATTTTCAGTGCCTTACTATATGCACTTGTGAATATCGCGCTTGTGGCGATTACATTATAATAGTAGGTGAAAATTTTGTTACGTGATTGAACCTAGACGCATATTGTGAGAAGTTGTATAAAACACTAGCAGACATACCCAAATTCTTCCAAAACTTGGCAAAATTGGTAAAAATGTACTGATTTTGAAATTCCTTGAGACAATGGAATCCTATGAATCCATAatatctttttcccttaaccaAATTGTAATCTCTAATATCTAAAAAGAAAATGGACAATATATGGATGAAATGCCTCGAAAATATTTCTTAAGCTTTCTTGCAATCACGCTCTCAAAatagtatataaaaacgttaaaACCACGATTAAACTCAATCACGTAAATTATTAAAAGAGCCAGGCAAATGAAAGAAGCAAGGATTGGCTCTCTTACAGGATTGTTTGCTGCCACACCACCATCAACAAGATGGAATTCCCTCTCATTTCCTCCTGAGTCTCTAGTTTTGAAGTGATGAGCTGGAAGATAAGTTGGAGCCGACGAAGTACCGATGCAAACATCTGATAACAATGCATCCTCAGAAGCATCGATCTCTGCCTGCGGATAGAATATGGATCATTTAGCAACAGCAGTTTAAGATCATATGCTGTATATAAACTGTCGTTAGATAAGCACGTACTGTATACGTACCTCAAAGGTTGAGAAGGCATGGGGTTGAAGCAGCTTGATGTCAAAAGTGGGTATAACAATTCGTGTAACAGTATCGTGCAGTCTTCTAGCTCCAAGTATCTGACGAAGCATCTTTCTCAGGTACTTGCCATCATATTTTGGTCCAATTAAGGCACACATTCTCATAATTCTCCGACTGTGGACATGAATATTTGCCACAAAAgatttttggtaaaaaaaaaaaacaaagtaattaattcatacaaaataaagaaaaataattagcAGATAATTATCGAGTATCGTTAACCTGGATTGAGGAAATATTCTGGGGCAATGCTTCAGATAGAATGGGACTATATCTCTTGCCTCAAAAAGAGGTCTCTTTTTTTCATCAGGTGCTGTCAACATGGTTGCTATTAGCCCTCCTGTGCTTGTTCCTGCAATCACATCAAAGTAGTCTGCAATTCGCGCTTCTTCTCCATCTAATTCCTAAACAAAAGAAACCGTAAGTGCTACGATCGATCTAGGCGAAGAAAATTCAGTATATATAGTCCAATACGTGCAGTACAAAGTTAGAAATGTACGTACATAACAATATTGAGAGAGACAAAGATTATATAATatcttttcaaacaaaaaaaaaagattatataATATTTGCATACTTGTAATTTGGATTCAAGGAAACTCAAAATGGTTCCAGGAATAATGCCTCTAATTCCACCCCCATCAATGCTTAGAACAGTAATTCTATCACCATAGCTTGGGTTAATTTCTCCACGAAGAGAATCTTCCTTTCCCATAACTTAAGTTTCAGCTAAGCTACCTCTAATTAAAACAAGACCAAGTATATGATCTGATATATATAAGGTAGGTTTAACATAACTggtctacatatatatatagctagatTTCCATATTTAACATGTGCATGATCAGGGTTTGGCCTGTAAAACTCTATGCATGCATCAGGGTTTGGTCAGACGGTATTAGCTGCAGCACGATGAAAATGAAAGGTAATGAAGAGTACGTTCTACAAGGTACACTGAACCGTGCATCCAAATGCAGCCTCAATTATTTCGCAAGAAAAAATCGACTACATGAACAAGAAACTGGAAATAGCTTGATTGATGATCTTTTCTGCTAATAATTCGTAGCAGGAATGTTAGGTTGGTGCTGAGGTCAAGGTAAGGATTACGTACTTGAGTACATAACATCTTTCTCTTAAGTATAGGTAGGCGCTACGATGATACGTAATTGAACAGTCTTAATGCATTTATGCATTGACCTTAGTTTATTAGATAAGCCATGGATGGACATGATGAAGAAAGAAGGGAAGGTATCATAACGTACTCTTATGATAAAGGCTAGCTGTCCTTGAAGTGCATGCTGCATTGCTGATGTCCAAACCTTTAATTGCCCAAATTTGCATCATACACAATTCATCTCCAATGTCATTTTGCCAACTTCGAGTAGGAGCAGTACCTTGTACGTTAAAAACAGTATGATTTGGTTGGAGATGGACGTAAAGTTGTTTTCAGTGGACATGAACCAGCCTAGACCATCTCTACTGACCACGCACAACGTAATATCATCATTGCTATTCAATAATAATCAATAAAGTGTAGACTGACCGAATATATGTTATGTGCAAGTTAATTCGATCATCTCTAATTGGAGTGTGACGTCATACCATTTGGtgatctaaaattttaaagattTCCACCTTCTTCCTCGATTGGTGATCAAGTTAATACCTTACTAATTAAAGAGTGTGTCATACCATTTGGTGATCCAAGATTCTAAAGGTATCCAACTTCTTCCCGACTGTTATCTGGACACCGTCatgaatttgttttctttccaGAATTTAAAGCAAGAGATTGATCTGTGTTTGGCAGCTGCTGCCTACCGAACATATGCTTTTCTACAATCTAAGTTGAGTTTGTAGACTTTGGTAGACAATCAGCGAACACTATGCCAGCAAGGGTTGGCAGGATTGGCAAAAGCAAGGTTCTTGCCTTGGTTGGCACCCCCATCCAAGGTTTGAGCCCcaaagttgtcaatttatcctTTGTTGGTAGGTTGCTGAGTGCCGGGGTCTTGCGGGGCTCATGTGAACGCTGGTGAAACGTGCCAAATTCACAGGTGTCTAAGTCATCTCGAGACTTGATTGCGGATGCCTGCAGGTCATACCACCTTACCACTTCAGTGTGGGCTTTGGGACGTTGTGGGGTCTGTCTACTCTCAATTGTAACCCTTAGTTAGGCTTCTGACAAGGTCTATCTCGGGTAATCGGGGCAAACGGTCGATCATAAAGTTCTTGGACAAATacttttgccaaaaaaaaaaaatcagcgaACACTATAAATATGTAATGTAACCAAAGGTGAACTATTGAAGTGCTGTGTTAAGGATAAGCGCAGATTAAAATTTTGGGTTAAAAACATACATCAATATTCCTCTCTACTGTATGTTTACAGGCTTCAATTTAAAATAACAAACAGATACCAGATTAAAATTTACCCATCCTATGCCTAGCCAAACCCCTTCAAACCCTATCGAGGAAAGAGAGTGAGGAACTCTACAAGCTCATTACTTTTGGTTAAACATTTCGAATCCATCGGCCGAACGACAACGACCATACTAGAATTGGCGAAAGTCCCAAAGTTTAAAAAGCAAAAGTCACCTCAAAACATTGATGACCATGTACGAATTCTTCTACCTTTTAACCTTTTCCGTTTCCATTTCTTGTACCATTTAACTTGCATTGCTCAAAACATTGAAACTGAGTTACAGGACAGAACCATACTAGAGCATGCGTCGCCACGGGCTCTAAGAAAATGTGCAACAAGACAGATGTACActgaaagattttttttttttttttaaatagatgATTTCATTACTTATTCATTGCCAGAAGATACGTTACATCAATTATTGTCTTATATTAAAATCATAAATGGCACAAGCCACCAAACAAATTAATCGGTAACCCTCACTGCAAACAAAATGAGTTCACTTATTCGGGCCAGAAAATACGTTACATCAATTATTGTCtcataccaaaatcataaatgacACAAGCTACCAAACAAATTGACCGGTAACCCTCATTGCAAACAAAATGAGCTCACTTATTCGGGCCTGAAAACAAAAGGACCCAAACCCTCATAACCTAACTCTCTTTTATAGTaaatctagtcgcctagagacctcaattgatgTACAACTGGAGAAACTAAGAATTAAGCCGACAAAAGATGGATGAAAATCTTCTCGAAGAAAAGATTAATAATGAAAGAAACAATTCATTGCATGAAAAGTGCATGTGGAAATCCTTTCAGTACTTAGTAGACTACAACTATGAGGAAAATCTGTAGTGCAACCTCCACTACAAAATTCTGAGTTGGAAGATGCCAATCCAATTTAAATATAGGTATCTAGTATAAGGTTTAGCACCACAATTACTAACACTGAGTTAGTATCTCAGCCCCATCCTTGGTTATTAAGATAGTATGTTCAAACTGTGCTGATAAGCTTCCATCTTCTGTAACAACTGTCCAATCATCGTCCCACATTACAGGATTATAGCTACCAATCGTTAGCATCGGTTCTGCACACAGTTTCCATAAGTAGATGATGAAATAAACAACAACTTTATATGCAATATAGCAATGGTGTTCGTAAAGAAATACTATAGcatacaaaaagaaaaggtgCCCCAATGATCAAAATGCATTTACCTATTGTGAAGGTTTGATTTAACACCATGCGTCCACTGTCATTGTTTCCTGGAAGAAATAATGAACATCGTAACAGAGTACAAATGGAATATGCTCGGCTCTTGGCAGATAGTGGATGCATATTGTGTGTCAGTGCATGTGTACGTGCACGCATGT is a window from the Rosa chinensis cultivar Old Blush chromosome 2, RchiOBHm-V2, whole genome shotgun sequence genome containing:
- the LOC112187728 gene encoding patatin-like protein 1 isoform X1, producing the protein MGKEDSLRGEINPSYGDRITVLSIDGGGIRGIIPGTILSFLESKLQELDGEEARIADYFDVIAGTSTGGLIATMLTAPDEKKRPLFEARDIVPFYLKHCPRIFPQSSRRIMRMCALIGPKYDGKYLRKMLRQILGARRLHDTVTRIVIPTFDIKLLQPHAFSTFEAEIDASEDALLSDVCIGTSSAPTYLPAHHFKTRDSGGNEREFHLVDGGVAANNPALLAMKPTGTVFPGSRDALSAPQSLDYSKYLVLSLGTGTSKTAKKYDAKMASKWGIMGWLYKDGHCPLVDAFTFASGDMVDLHMSLIFRSISCEHNYLRIQDDTLSGDVSSTDKATKKNLKDLVKTGEGLLQKPVSRMNHDTGIFEPVGNEGTNENALIRFAKSLSDERRLRKERFHQA
- the LOC112187728 gene encoding patatin-like protein 1 isoform X2, whose amino-acid sequence is MGKEDSLRGEINPSYGDRITVLSIDGGGIRGIIPGTILSFLESKLQELDGEEARIADYFDVIAGTSTGGLIATMLTAPDEKKRPLFEARDIVPFYLKHCPRIFPQSSRRIMRMCALIGPKYDGKYLRKMLRQILGARRLHDTVTRIVIPTFDIKLLQPHAFSTFEAEIDASEDALLSDVCIGTSSAPTYLPAHHFKTRDSGGNEREFHLVDGGVAANNPALLAMKPTGTVFPGSRDALSAPQSLDYSKYLVLSLGTGTSKTAKKYDAKMASKWGIMGWLYKDGHCPLVDAFTFASGDMVDLHMSLIFRSISCEHNYLRIQVCGLEPS